The genomic region TATACCAAGGACCAAATAAAAAGTTTATCGATGACTTAcagataaaaaattattaatgtCACTTTCAAAATTTTGTCAGCTTCCCAATTAGGAGAGGGGATGGGCTCTCGACTCGTTTTCACAAGGTTAATGTTGGAAGGGGTATGAATGATTTAATTAGTGTACACAGAGCCCAGTGTGTCATGATGGacccaaaatttaaattttaaataagaatcataaatataATCATAGTATTAATATCATACAACCACCCAGCATTTAATAACACTAGCCTTTCATTAATTCATACAGAGAATAAACAGTATACCTAGCTGGCTACTCATCTTCTTTCTCGAGTTAGTTTCCAAGATGGTCACTCAAGTTTGGgcaattatttataaatattatttttattttttcttagaaCAACAAAATTACTTAACTattcatatttttctcaaaatatactaaacacTTTAAAAGCCTCATTCTCTCCTAATTGGCATGTTATACTATTAAAGCTTATTTTCTTACTAATAAACCTATTTAACTCACCATTTAACCAAACTCATGTCTTATACCCAATCAAACATGACCCGATTAAAGTATTTTAATTATAGATTAagttttaaaatcaaaatttaaattttaaaaaaatttaatttgagtTACTTTAGGGATTTTGTTTAATATATTGCTAGATATTAACATCACAAGTTGGAATATGTATATCTTAATATGAAATAGactaagaatatattatatttcatataaGACTAGTAAAAGaatagtttaaaataaaatataagcttaataataatactttaaaataaatattatagtaATGAAAGTTCTATACCTTCTgcatgagaaataaaaaaaacttgatGGTATGGCAATGAAAATACCGAAAATTAGACACTATATATTATGATAAATAACTCAAAATACaaaggaaaaattagatttCGTATAAATGCTCCAGTGCATTCTTTTGATAGTTAATCTAGTCAATTTACGGTGTAAGATAAACACTGATCTATTTTTCTACAGGGTTAAATATAGCTTAAGAAATATTAGAAAATTAACAAAttcaaaagagagagagagaaaaaaaagaacatttaaATTGAGACCAAAAGGGTAATTTCAAATATCTTAAGGTTGTTAGCAACTCATTATTTAATGTCGAATATTAACaatcaaaataagtattttcAAGAATCCCTAGATGATATTGGTGTCGCATAAAATGATGAAATAGCAAATCCGTCAACTTGAAGTTAGAAATGCGGAGAAGTATGATTTTGTAAAACTTAAACTTATATGCCGCTTTTTTAATCGGGTCATGTTTGATCAGGTAAGACATGGATTTGGTTAAatggatttaatgaattaaATAGGCttgtaattaaaagaaaataagatttATTATATGAGATGTCAACTAGGATAGAATGAGGGTTTTGAGCTACTTagtatattttgaggaaaataggatagttgagtgactttgttgtcccaaaagaaacaaaaatgatatTTGTAGGCAATTGCTCAACCTTGGGTGACTATCTAGGGAATTAACTCCTTCTTTCTCTCACAATTAAATGCTGGAATAAAATCCTTGTTCTTCATTCTTTATTTATGTACtcctttcattcatttttacttgttcaataTAAAAAGAATATTGTTACTTTCAGCATATTAAGAGAAAGCTAAGCATActcatttttttcatgttttacccttagtattaagggaaaagggtcaaaaatacccctcttctttggaaaaagggctaaaaatatcctccgaacttattttgggtcaaaaatatccctcccatcctaaagttttcaaatatacccctgtcttgacggaaattatcccccaaaatgatctgaaatcattttttaaacccgctccattatTTAAACCCgatccaactaaataataacccataagatccccttattccccaatacgtaggtttgaagcTTGAGGGAATttggggaataaggggatcttattggttattatttagttgggtcgagTTCAAATGATGGAgcgaatttaaaaaataatttcgggttattttagaggataatttccgtcaagataggggtatatttgaaaactttaaggatgagaggggtatttttgacccaaaataagttcagaggatattttagccctttttccaaagtagaagggtatttttgacccttttccctagtATTAATCATTTCTTCCTCAAATCATTTCTCAAGACTTAAGACTAAATAtcaattaatatgaatattatgataaaatgctctatcaattattatttttaaaggaTGTGCAAAATCTAAATTaaactgaacaagtaaaaatgaatggagggagtataatataaattttcttgagtGCTCTTTTGATCACTTGTTGACCTTTTCCAACAACAGGCTGTcacatttaaaattttgaaactttgcctaaaattatgagaaaaaaaatattattttcatttatagCCAAACAATATTGTCTCCTCTATATTTCGATGGACACGTTTCTGTAGTACTTAGTTGCGctgatttcattagtttcttTTAGAACTATTATGGATGTAAGTTATAAATATTCACAGGGTAAATATTTTCTTACGCTATTAACGTAACATGTTAGTTACTGTTTTTATCAGCTTATTGCCAATTATAATAAATTTTCACCTATAAGTACTTTGTATAAtctaattatatataatattttaatttgttattaaATAAAACTTATACCCTTTGATTTGATAATAAGGGAGTACTCCTAATGCGATAGTCACACGAAAAATACGTTTTGTTCCTCAATTatgagaaaattatattaagtgGTGCAATTgacaaaatatacaatttttGGTAGTAAACAACttcttatatataaaattataagaAAGATTGATCctaaacaaatgaaaaatactATCTCGTTGTTCAAGTTATGTAGTATGAAAATTATTAAAACTTATCCGCATCATATTTATATGAAAACATACTgtattaatttattataattaagaGATATCAGTGTGTAACAGTGTGATGTGATTGCAGAAACTGCAGGTTAACCGCTTCATCTCGATGACTTCGTTTGTCATATTAacaaaagaaatataaagttaAATGTTAATTTTCTTTGCTCACTATCTTTGTACATCATAAAATTAGTCAATTTTGAAATTATGTCAATGTTGcgatttaagatgactttggcattttaaatattttcagaaaataaataaaataaaataaattacttttgaattttgatatttcttcaaattcatattttgaaTCGAACTTTAATGAAGCTATcataaaattattaattaattaatttgtacTTATGAGAAAATCTGTAAAGAGATAAGTTGTGTATAGCAATTACGAGCTGTTTTTGGATGtgccttaattaattaaggctCATAAGCTTTTATTGAGCATTTGATAAAAATGAATGATGTGGAatattattactccctccgaaATTGTTTGCCATTGAGCTTTACTAATTACCTCAGTCAATCATATATAGTGGTATTGACacaaatttctttaattatagGTCGAGAACGCTCGTCAAAGATATGCAAATGAGTGAAAAATTAGATGGAAAATAGAGGAGACTTGGCtctgatactttttttttttgttatgaaatattaaattattgTGGATGTCCATAATTCTGATACTTTCTCCATTATGTTCCACCTCTTTTATAATTTCAAATTCTTAATGTCATGTCTCCTCCTCCCCCATGATCTTCCTTATAATGTCAATAGTTAATTTCATATTCATGATAGATTTGAtattcttcatgtattcctataACTAAAGGTATTGAGAATCATGTTGTACACATTTAGTTACTTGGAAGAATAAGAAATGCTTTCATCTCTTGTCTCTCTATATCTATTGTTTTCATCCTTGTGATTGTTACTTTTTAGCTTGGTCTTATAACACGTTAGTTGCTTCCTGATAGGGGTATCAAATATGGCCCAAAAGTTGATGGGTTGCCAACCCGCCTAAAACTGCTCAAGAAAATTTTGTATTGGATTGATTTTAGCCCAACCCAATATAACCCATTTTAAAGTTATTTCGAATTTGGCCCAATACTAGCCCAATTCTAGTCCATTTTTAAGATTTATTTTAATTTGGGTTTATTGCTTGAGAttcacttctttttttctttctatatatttacatttcttgtatcatgtatattataagtttaggatgtgtttgatatgaaggaaaatattttcctagaaatagaCTCTTCAAAAAATCTAAGTCAAATTAGGCGAgtcatgacccaacccattTTTAGCCCATTTCAGCCCAAATAATTTTTGGGCCAACCCATTTATTAATTCAGCCTATTTTGACTTGTCTAGTCTCAGCCCAACCCATTTATTAATTCAACTCATTTTGACTTGTCCAGTCTCAGCCCAActcgcccatttgacacccctactcCCTGGTATGCTCCCTTTAAATTCTTTTATGATAGTGGTATTATATTACTCTGTAATTGTTatgtgtttgtgcatgttagCAAAGAAATATAATGCAAACGAAGTTAATTTTAGTAATTTATAAGAAATATTGCTTTCATCTTTTAGTATTGTTCcttatttactttcattttaaaacacttttttgttttcctttttaatcccCCATCCAACTCTATTAAAAATTGAGGAGGGAAGCTTTCCTGTACCTACTTAGAATGGAATGAGCTCCATACTATGAACCAAGTAGGATTTCTAGTAGGCTCATAAAAATatttgctctgataccatttgaTGAAACCAAACTTTAAGATGAAATTTATCATCTTTCCCAAGACCTATTATGTTAAATCATCGAGAAAATAAATCTAGAAGCGACAATGTACCTGAATCGTGttagaaaaaaaatgagtatGGTATCTCAAAAGGAAATTTAAAAGAGACATCTGAGAGTGGAATGAAGGATAAGggatttcattttattttgtcatttcttttatttcacAAGGTTGATTAAGTTTAAATGGGGCTGAATTAGAATACTTAACAACTTAgggtaaaaaattaaaacatcaaAAACTTGTAATAAACCCAACCAAATCCCTACCCgttttccaattttcaaacGTCTCCTCTCACTTCTCTTCTATTCTCTTCTCTCTATATTCTCtcccctttttcctctttaacCCACTTTTTTCTTACTAATTTCTCTTTCAAGAACACTCTTTCTCAGCAAATTCGAGTGTTTTGAGGTAcccatttatttttattcttatttatattgtttTTATGCCCATTTGGGACATGGGTTTTTTTTCCTGTGTTTGcctaataaaaatatttgaagttgaCAATCATGGTTGAGTCTAGATATCAGTTGTGAGTGCAGTGAGAATTTGAAAGGATCGTGCTACTAGGAATAACCAAAAAGTTGTGAGATcattcatttatttgttattgaAATTTCAAAGATAGAAAATTTTTTGGTGTCGTGAAGTGGGAGTAATAGCAAAATGTGGTAAAatttctatttcattttatattgCAGTGTTTCCTTTTATGGAACCATTGTTAGGGGTTCTGCTAAAAAGGGTATTTTTGCCTGTGGGTTTTATTACTATTAACAAGAACAAGGACTGATTCTTGGGTTGCCTCGCAAAGTGATTTATTGAGATTTTGTGTAATAGTGAGATTCTTGAATTATTGCTATGAAATAATGAATTGTCGCATCTAGTAATATAATGCTTATATTTCTATACTCTTAATCTGAGCCAAatagaagaatttttttattttttttgggttcacctttgaagaaaatttttgCGTTATATGAAACGGTCTTTTAGGATGTATTTTGAATGACACAATTGTTACAATGTAGCTATGTGatcaaattcttttcttttgcaaTTTTGAAGAAGCTTATATGAAACAGTCTTTTAGGATGTACTTTGAATGGCACAACTGTTATAATGAAgttatgtgatcaaattcttttctttttcaaattggtGTTATATCTCTTTGCTTGcaagaaatattttattttgtggcTGCTATTGTTTCAGAATTTCTcctatatttaatataatatgatTCCATGTTGAACAAGAAATTGAATGTCGCAACCTTGTGGAAGTTTGATCTCAGTAAATCCACCTTCTCAGCGAGCCTACGTACTCAGTAAGCCCAACTAGGATAAGAAAACTTGGTAGATACTTGCTCCATATGCACCTGATATTCTATACTTTAATGAGGAAGTCCCGCTGAATCCAGATTGACCAGTATTCTAGTACAAGCTTTTTCTCATAGCTACACTCATAAAGTTCAACATTTCAAAAGTAGGTCTTGATAACATCATTTACCAAGCGGTCGAGGATTATTTAACATTTGTAATTTTCATTTGTCCAGTATCACACTTGTAGAATAAAGCTCATAAAATACTGAACTATCCTTGacaatttgggggaaaaactTCTTATCTAGCTAAGTTTGGCTGCTTCATATTCCTTACCTATGGATTATATTCCTCCTGTGATGTCACACATCAATTAGCCATAAACTAGTACATCTGTCTTTAACAAAGAGTGGATAAAGATTgactttctaaaaaaaaaaaaaggtcttgaAAAGCTAATCTCTATCTGATGAATGGATGTAGAAGCATATTGTAGATATGTTGAACATATTTCAATAGTATGTTAGTTCACTAGCATCAATGGTTGTTTATCTATGAAATCTGAACCTACACAGGTTCTATGTATAAACAATCACATATTGTTTAAACGACTTGCGTTTATTTTATAACTTCGAGAACTTTATTCATTTGTTCTATTATTGACAATTTTACGATGCTTTATGTATGTAGATAATATGGCAAAGAATAATCAAAGAGTTTATAAAAGAAGGCCTAGAAAAAAGGCTAGGCCAACGGAAGAGGAGTCTGCTCTGGCTAGAGAAGCAGATACGTTTCCACAAGCTCAGGTAACAGAAGAAATGACCTCATGAGCTCCTGGTTCagttagagaaaaagaaagtgcAAAAGATGAGGAATCAATAGATCAGGAAGAGGAAAATGAAAGTGGAAAAGAAAGTGCAGAAGATGAGGAATCAACCGAtcaggaagaagaaaatgaaagtgaaaaagaaaatgcagAAGATGAGAAATCAACGGATCagcaagaagaaaatgaaagtggAGAAGAAAGGGAAGAAGAGAGTAAAGAAGAAACAAATCATGATGTACTTTTttgaacaaagaaaaaaagaattacaTGATGAGAATGCTGCCCCTTCAAGATCAAATGTGAGTGTTTTTTGAAATTATCATTACTGGAAAAAAAGAGTAGGTGTTTCAACAtccatttagtatttttttatgaAACTACCACCAGTTCAAACCACAGATGGATGCTTAAACACCTACTAATTATTTATTGTAAACAAACACTTGTTATTTAAGCATCGACTAGTTGTTTATAATAAAAAACAATAGATGTTTGTGGCTTTTTTATACgttcttttaattaatcaattttataATCATGTACAGTTTACTGATGATTCTAATACTGAGGTACCCGAATGCATCAAGTCTATTGATCGTACAAAGTATCGCTTCAAGATAAATTATTCTATGCATGGTGATTTTCCGGGAAAGATTTTGTAAAGTAACCTCTAAGAGGAAAAGCATTTGTTGAATTCAGAGGAGTTCTGGTAGAATAGGGTATTTCAGATACGTTCAAAAAAAGTTATTTCGGGCATTTCCTTGATAATCCAATGCAGTGAATGAATTTCGGGTCGTTGATAGTTCTTGGTCTTCTACTCCGACGTATCATTTGTGAGAAAAGATGGAACTGTGGtttgaacatgaaaatatgccTGTTTGTTTTGGCTTGAGGAAATATGCCTTGATGACCGAACTACGGTGCCACCCCTTTCCTTCTGGAGAAGCATTGGCTAATCTGCTAAAGAATGGCGAACCACTGTGGAAATTTGtttcaaagaaaggaaaaaccGTTAATGCTAACTTTCTCCTTGAAAAGATCAAATCACCTGAAACgccaaaaaaattataagttttCACTTGCATTGGTTTGGTTCTATCACTGCATCCTATGTGCAAAAGATATATCCAGTGGCGTTGATGCAGACATGATCAAGCTAGCTTGCAATCCCTCTGTCTTCAACGAATATCCATGGGGTCTCAAAAGCTATCTTTTGACTGTTGAGTATCTTATGAAGCCAATAATATCCGAATACAACCTCTACGGCTTTCCGTGGGCGTTCCTGGtaactaaataaatatatatttttatattattttacttttaatatttatattgaTTGCAATTGATTATTACTCAATTTAGGCTTGGGCCTTTGAAGCTATTCCGAAACTTCAACAAAATGCTAAGAATGTTCCCCCTGAGAGGACATTGCCACGTATGATCAGGTGGATGTCGTATGGAGGCCTAAAAAAAATCTTCAGATCAATTCACTGCTACTGATGAAAAGGTAAGGCTCTAAAACACGTTAAACAACCCGAGACTTGCTTAAACAACCTGAGACTTGCCTAAACAACTTGAGGTTGTTTGAACTAAACAACATTCAGTTGTTTAATAAACATGAGGTTGTTTATAAAGGAAGACCATAATATTgacttttttgttctttttatgCAGgtagtgttgacacctaatttttgacctcccatagtttattttaattgctcagagtccttggatatcaaAAAGGAGTAAAATGTGTATTTTCTAcaaatcaaaatgattttaaaaaattatttagatcatattttgacatttcatttggcaaaataacttcaataatattataaatcatttataaatcaatttacatttttttttataattaatatggaaCATTTTCTAAATTCAATCAAGCGGATAATccaaaaacaattatttatttaaatgttAAAATTATCGGAAAATCAATTAGCAAGCATGTTACTCCGCTTAATTCAAGAAGTCTGATTAATTAACTAAGttaatcattttacccctcaattccTAATTTTGTATATTCAATTTGCATTTGTGCAATTTCTTgagttaatcataattaatcaagtGTCTAATTGTGGTTAATTTCATAAATCTGCTTACTATATGATTAATTGgggctataattgaaataatcaatttgtGGGATAATTTTGgctttaattgaaatagccaattcTCATTGCTTAAATCAATTGAGGTCATTATTGAAAAATTAGCCTTTAAATTGTTTAGTTAGTTTAATCCTGGCCTTTATTGAAATAACTAATTTCATGGCTTAAGTCAATTGAGGTCGTCATTGCAAAATCGGTCTTTAGTTGTTAGATTAGGATAAATGTGGCCATATTTTAAATAACCAATCTCATGGCTATGCTTGCAATTAAGTTTGTTACATAATTAACTGTGTCTTGACTTTGGCCAATTGGTTAATCCATTATGTTTAGTCGTAATTAAGGAGTTTAAATTAACTAGCTTCCTTAATTATGGCCATTTATTTAAACCAATGTTGAGTccttcccatatatatatatacacacatatacatagatatacatgtatatataaattgcccctttcttttcatttaaaaaCTCAGTCGGGCCCACTCCATGCCCGACCCATTTTCTAGCAACTAAAGGAAGGGGTATACTTTATCTTCATTCTTGATAACCAAATGACCCTTTAAACTTTTCTATTCAGGGCCATTTCTCTCTCCTGACATCACACTGCCGGAAAAGGCAAAGATTGCGAGCCCTCGATGCTTGGCTGGAAAGAGCATTTATTGCTCTGCAATTTCTATTGGTTCATGGAGAAACCAACGGATCGATTCAAATCTGactctttatttgtttgttggCTTGAACCTCAACCGTTAGATGTGGTTTGAGAGTTTTGAGAATTGTGGGTTCACATTTTGGACACTGAAATATCAATATACtcagagaagaaaaaaaaaatcaaattaagtaGGGTTTCTACTTTTGAGACCTTTACCTATTTGattttagtcaaaattttaaaagttattttgttctttttgtgTGTGGCTGAGCAATTCGAGTGGAGAAGGAGTCTTCAAGTCCATTCTTGATCAAGGCTGGTAATTCTTTatcctttcttttaatttttccattCTTACTCCCTTTTATATGCTTATGTGTTTAATTTGTGTAGCTTAGTTTATGCCTTATGGGTTTTATGtgctttatttatataatttcgtGTTAATTAATGTTAGTTTAGTCTAGATTAGTTGGTTTAGTTAGTTTATGCCTTGTGTTCTTTATGTATATTAGTTAGTTTACATCTTCTTAACATTATATAGTGTAATTTAGCATTCATGTAGTTATCTGCTCAGTTCATAGTTTGTTTAGTACTTTGAATTTGGTTTTAATATGTAGTTTTGTTCAGTGGAGCTCTGATTAGTCACGTTTATGTTGGGTCTAAGTTCATATTTTCATAGGTTCGTTTAGATTCCGGTTCAAAGTGTTAATAAAATGGATAAGTTCATACTTAGTCTAATCATGTGTGTAGTTCATTAGTCTgtccaattttaaaaaatgtcatAGGATCCTGTCTCTATATCATGTTAAACTGGTTTAGCTAAGTCACATGTTTGATTGATAAATGATTTATAGTTTATAAAGTCTGAAGGTCACTGGTGTGCCAAAATGTATTACTAATGATGAGATAGTCTTGAAACACAAGCTGAAATACAAAGGGGATATAAGCCTATTACTTTGATTTGAGCACTTGGAAATGTCATGCTGATGCACTAAGGCCACCTGGACATATTTGGATGGCATAAAagatatgattttttttgtaaagtTTTGCTCAAACCTTTTGAGAAGAACTTGATTGAAACCTGTCCCTTCCCCCTTAGCCCCACTTTCAAAGATTTTGGATGTTAAAAGCCTACgtcttgactttttttttttttttgtctagaTTTTTCCAACTCCTGTGTATTGTCCAAATCCGTCCAAATAAACCTTTTCCCATACATGTATGTGTGTTATGCTCCCCTTTGACATTCCtcccatttcttttttttttttactgatcTCTTAGAACTGTACCATCCCTAGCCCTATTCCCTCATTCTTTGCTGAATTGTTaggattatgagtattattaaGGCCTAGGATGATTCATGGATACCCTGTCTAACTGTTCTTGTACCTATAAGTATAATCTTTAGGCTGGCACAAATCTGAAAGCATGTTCCTAAATCTGGCTGCATATGTTTATTTCTTGTTAGTCTGTATTTTGTCTACATGGTTTAAATGCGCTAAGTCTTCAATTGTTCAGGCTACTCAATTTGGATAAGAAATGAACTTGTTGTGCAAATGATCATCTGAAAAGCTTAGGGAGTTTATGAGTCTTGATCCCTTTTCCCAAACACCACATGTCTTGGCCTTGTTTTGCCTTTTCTGAACTCTTCCTTACTCTGTTGAGAAAATCTGAAGTGAACCTGTTGTTGACTATCATGGCTCTTTACCcccttttcttttactttgaGATCAAGTCTTGTGCAGTCTTAAATTGGAATTCTCCACCATGCACAATCCACATCCCCTTCCCCTTTTGATTGAACTTGTGCATGAACTGTGTTGGCAATTTAATGCTGTTAAGTTTGTTAAGATGTCTTGAAGAAGAATCATGTGAAAATCCCTTCCCACTCCCCATGCCTACTGCTAATACGTGTGCTATACACTGAGGATATACAAGGTATGCAAGACTTGTATACATCATGGTGTATACAaggtgtatattttgtatatcatgcGATATAAATTCCTAAATGCTGCTCTTGTATGTTTTAAATGGGGTTTGGGGCGAGTCCATTCTTTAATGTTATTTTTCTGTGGATTGCCAATAAGGATGGCAATGGGGCCGTGGGGGTGCGGGGCGGGGCGGGGCGGGTTTAGGCATGTGCGAGTATGCGTGGGTGCGGGTCGGGTCaaaattcttaaaaaataattttgtgcgGGGCGGGTGTAGGTGCGGGTTAGGgcttttaaaatatttacaaaatcatAACTACTGACTACGACTTATTTTTTCTTCCTCTCTAACAGAGTAACAACGACTAATTTCTAAAACCCTAAAACATATTCCATCTGTGCTAATTTCTCTCTAAAGGTAAATGTATAAACCTCCCTGCCTCTCTCGTCTCTGCtgatttcttgtttttgttctCTTTATTTGACTTGAATATTGATAAATTTTAGGTATTTGTGACTTGGgtctcttttatttcatttaaattcttcaaaaaattatccTTGTCTACAACCAAAAACACTATACAGTTCCCATTGAGGCTCACTAATTGAGAAATTGAATATCCATGTATGTTTACTTGTTGTAACTAATTTATGTTAGCAATTTTGTTTCTGTATTTGTACTTATAGATAAGCATGGAATCTCAGAATGAAGAAAATCCGGATGGTTCATCTTCTAGTACTCTTCCTGTGCCAATTGAGGGTGAGAGCCAAAGGTCTTCTCAAATTATTGAATTTACTTAagctgaaaaaagaaaattgaagtcTAAATCATGGGGACATTTTAAACCAGTAAGCATTAATGGTGTTCGCTATGGTGTTTGTAATTACTGTAATGCTCGTATCAAAGCAAATAGAAAATGCGGACATCGTCTATGTCAGAACATTTTCGTAGATGTCCTAATAAGccaagaaatttggaaaacgATAGTGGTTCAGGGGGTGATGATAGTAGCCAACATTATTTCGATCAAGATGTTTCACGTAGAGAACTTGCTCCCGCCATTATTTTGCATGAATATCCCCCGTCTATTGTTGATCATGTAGGATTTAGAAAGTTTGTTGCTAATCTTCAGCCATTGTTCAAAATGGTGTCAAGGAACACAATCAAGAAggatattttgaagatttttgacaatttgaaataaaaacttCTAACTTATTGGAAAAACTCACAAGTAGAATTGCAATTACTACTGATATGTGGACTTCGAGCAATAACAAAAAAGGATTCATGGCTATTACAGCGCATTTTATTGATGATTCACGGAGGCTTCAAAGCCATATTCTTAGATTTGTTGGTCTTGTTGAGGTTGATCGTCTGTCTAGCTTTGATAGATTTGTCGCTTCGAGTAAGGCTAATGTGGACACAAGATCGGAGCTAGATTTGTGTTTAGAAGAAAGTTTGTTACCTCGAATTCCATCGTTCGACAATTTAAGTTGGTGGAAGACAAACGGATTAAAATTTCCTACTTTGCAGAAGATGGCTCGTGACCTCTAAGCCATTGGCTCCTGACGTCTTAGCCATTCCTGTCTCTACCGTTGCTTTAGAATCGGCATTTAGCACTAGTGGGAGGTTGATTAGTTCGCATCGTAGTAGACTTCATCCTACTACTTTAGAGGTTTTGATGTGTGCTCGCACTTGGTTATGGAACGAAATAAATGGTAAGTAATTCTCTCAATGACTTGTTATGATAATaaagttttcaatttttaatattCTATTGATTAATTGAATCGCATACTTTTCTTTTCAGGTTT from Lycium ferocissimum isolate CSIRO_LF1 unplaced genomic scaffold, AGI_CSIRO_Lferr_CH_V1 ctg657, whole genome shotgun sequence harbors:
- the LOC132045391 gene encoding uncharacterized protein LOC132045391, whose translation is MANHCGNLFQRKEKPLMLTFSLKRSNHLKRQKNYKFSLALVWFYHCILCAKDISSGVDADMIKLACNPSVFNEYPWGLKSYLLTVEYLMKPIISEYNLYGFPWAFLAWAFEAIPKLQQNAKNVPPERTLPRMIRWMSYGGLKKIFRSIHCY